The Pyrus communis chromosome 14, drPyrComm1.1, whole genome shotgun sequence sequence TTGGGGAATAAGGGCTCCTAATTCTATCCTATTTGGAATGAGATTTGATGTATCAATTATCCTTGGACTGCAAGGATTCCTAATGACATTATTATTGGAATATTCATTAGAGTTAAGTCCATATAAATATAAGGCTAAGGTCTCTCCTCACAACATATAGAAACTCATATGAACGCCCCATTAGATCGAGTATAAAGGAGTATTGAGTGTGCAGAAGACTTTTGTCAACTAACATATTATTCCGCAGGATTTGAATACAATTTCCATCGAAGGAGAAGTCCATGGTTGAGCCTATTTCGCACGGTTCTATCAAAGATGGTTCATCTTTCCTACAGGCTATGTTGACTTCGATTACTTTATCAATTGAGCATAATTTATGGATTCTttcaaattagtgtttttagttgtttatgaaatatataaagAATAACAGTGACCACCAGAAGACTTTGCATATTTTTATACTTGTCCACGTATGCTTTTCTAGAAGGCATGGCTGCGCAGCAGGACAAGTTTGAGGACAAAGCAACTTGAAGTTGAAGGTGACCAAACAACTTGACCTAATCAAACGACGAAAAGTGCACACCTAAATTTCCTATTATACCCTTCAACTTAGTAATGGGGGATCTTCTGCAGTTGCTCGTGATCCACTCCGATTCCTCATTTAAAAACGGCATACAAAAAACAACAAGatcaaaacaaaagagaaaaaaatatatatatcaactcaGAACTCTCCCTTTGAAACAGTGTTTGTACATTGGGACTCATTctataaacaaaaatttaattggATGGTTTTTAGCTTTACTTTGGACCTTGAGTGATTGTGTTTGATTAACTTACTTTGTCGCGACTTAGACGGGTCTAGAAGAGGTAGGTGGTCGCTTAGACAGACGGTTAGGCAAGTTTACGTACTCTTTCGTAATTTTCAAACGTTTAGAAATTAATTACGACAGACAGTTGCTAACTACTTAGCGGCTAATTTTTTAAAACAGTGTTGTACATAAAAATATACGAGCTGTCACGAGTTACAAGTTTTACAAGCTAAACATACAAATTTTCAATTGACTCATTTTTTTAGCGAGCTTAATATTTGTTCGATCTCAGCTCGTTTTATTTACACAATGGAACCTGAACAAGCAAAAAACAAACCGAACACGAGTCGAACTCGAACCGATAAACATCTCTACCTAAGACTAGCTTGTTTCGATTATTTTACTCCAATATTGCCTTCGTTTTAAACAACCCACTATTTTGTTGGgatatgttttttttctctACAAAATCGCCGCCCAATTTCTCACAaatcaacattttaaaatataaaaacaaacaaacattttgTCAACTTCGTCGTTCTGAGTTGCGATCGAATTCCaagctcctctctctctctctctctctctctctctctctcttttgacTCTGTGTGTCTGCGACTTCTGAACTTTGCCGGACTTTCTTCTGAACCGATGAAGTGCTTCCATTTCACTAACGGGGAGCGGCGGGACGACGATGAACCCGGCGTCGTTCCCCGGACGACGTCGAAGGTGTCGTGGGTGCGGTCTCTCAGCGTGGCCTCCAGCAGGTACGACACTAGGCGGTCCGAGTTCGACTCGGACTCGAGGGACCTGTCCGATTCGTTGGCATTCCAGGAGCTGCTAAGTATGCGGCGGGCCAATGACCTGAGGGTGTTCACGTTCTCGGAGCTGAAGGCGGCGACCAGGGGATTCAGCAGGGCATTGCTGATTGGGGAAGGAGGGTTTGGGTGCGTTTACAGAGGAATCGTCAGCGGCTGCGACGTCGGCGACGGGAAATTGGACGTTGCTATCAAACAGTTGAGTCGCAATGGCTTCCAGGCATGCTCTTTGATcccctttcaattttttattttattttaaatttgtcGCCTTTTTATTGTACGATAGTTACTGTATCTGAAAAGCTCTGgaattttagtgttttaatcacTAAAATTGTTGGATTGGATTGCAATTTTACAAATTCTAGGTGGCAATTATTGTATatcttaaatttgaatttatcaAGCCTTTCACTTTAATTTATCAAGCTTTTCTCTGGGACTGTTGCTTTGTGGGTTTcgttttgttgttattttctaGTAAGTTTGTGGCGTTGGGGTGGAAAGTTTGCTTGAATTTAGAGATGGGATTTGTGCCATTTCAGCTAGTTGAATTCGGGTTGTGGGCACGGCACACTTGAGAAACCATATATTTAGAAAGGAGTCGATGATTCTAAAGTATAAAGCCTGTCAGTTGTCAACATAGCCGGTTTACTAACAGTTGTTGTGTAGTTTTGTACTGAAATTGTGTTTTGCTAGTAGGATAATTGATTAGTGATTGGTTTCGATTAAGAATTTCTTTGACCCGTCCGAATGTAGTTTTACTTTACGTGCTCTATTTCGGATTctagttttcaagttttttgagGTTGTCTAATGGGGTTGCAGTATTTTACATTCTAGTATTCAGGGGCATAAGGAGTGGATTAACGAAGTAAACTTGTTGGGCGTTGTCAGGCACCCAAATCTTGTTAAGCTAGTAGGATACTGTGCAGAAGACGATGAAAGGGGGATTCAACGCCTATTGGTTTATGAACTTATGCGTAATAAAAGCTTGGAGGACCATCTATTGGTTCGGTTTTCAACATCTCTCCCATGGATGACAAGACTAAGAATTGCCCATGATGCAGCCCGCGGATTGGCATATCTACATGAAGAGATGGATTTTCAGGTACGCtctattgtttatttttatatcaaaacTACCCTACATGAAGACACTCTTCTCATGTTGCCCTTATCTAAAATATACATATAGATCCATTGTCTGTAGCCTTTTCCCTTGTTCCCTTAGGTCGTTTGCAGGAGGGATTTGCAAGTACCAAGGGATCTAGGCTAAGTTAGTTGGAAATGAACTACAAAAAATTAGATTGAGGGAGTTGAAATGCGTTGCATGATAATTAGAAAGACAAACAAAGGATTCACAAATGACTCCTTCAAAGTAGTCATTTGTAAATCCCTGTTATTGCATTGTATTGAGTATCTAAGTTCAAAAGCTCCATATGATCTTTTGTAGTGCATTTCTAACTAACTTAACCTAAATCCCCTGGTACTTGCAAATCCCTTGTCCAAACAGTTTTTTGTGCGTAAatattcccattttttttttttttaataacagaTGATATCTGCAAATTCATGCCTCCCGTCACTTTTCATATATCTGGTGGCCTACATTTTGTTTAAGTTACCTTCTCAACTATTCTCTAGTCAATATGATCTGGATCTTCCTTATAATCGGTGCAGCTAATTTTCCGCGACTTTAAACCATCAAACATTCTGCTAGACGAGGACTTCAATGCAAAGCTTTCAGACTTTGGACTCGCAAGGCAGGGACCTCCAGAGGGAACAAGTCATGTTTCAACAACAGTAAGTTGCATTATCCTTCGGGTAGAGAAGTTTGTCTTTCTAGAATGAATTTGGGCATATCGTCCTCTTAAGGTGTTGGGAGTTTGGGATGCAAAGTCGCTGATTTCACCATGGTGATATTAGCGATAAAAGTAAATGGTTATTGAAAATTCTAGGCCTTCCTTGGCACTTTGAAAATTTCTGGGAAGACTAAACTGATGGCCAATCTCTTATGAATTCTGAAATGGGACCTATTAGCAATGGCAACCAACTTCATTGTTTGTTTCTGGTGAATTGTAAGTCCTGTGTTCTGGGAAATGCATTACTTACAATGAATATTCGGTTTTTATAGATTGTGGGGACAATAGGTTATGCGGCTCCAGAATATGTACATACAGGGAAGCTGACTGCTAAAAGTGACGTATGGAGCTTCGGAGTGGTTCTGTATGAGCTCATCACAGGAAGAAGGGCAGTGGACAGAAATTTGCCCCGGAATGAGCAAAAGCTTTTGGAATGGGTCAAGCCCTACGTTCCAGACTCAAAGAAATTCCACGTTATTGTTGACCCTCGGCTTGAAGGACAGTATTGCATCAAATCAGCTCAAAATCTTGCATCATTAGCCAACAGATGTCTATTAAAACAACCAAAGTCTCGGCCGAAAATGAGTGAGGTGGTTGGGGTTTTGCGATGCGTCATAGATGAGCTGTCATCTCAAGACAAAGTTGTCCCTGAACCTGTGATTGAAACCGAAGAAGCAAAGGAAGAAACCGTGGAGGAGACTGCAATCGAGTCTACTAAACAAGGGAACAAAAAGAGGGTTTTCGATATAAGAGACATGGTAAACTTTAGAACCAAGTCTATTCGGAAGTTGGATTGGAGAAACTGGAGCCCGTGGTTGATATGAACTTGGTGATTAAGCAATCAGCCAGATTGTGTCAGGAAAAAACCCTCATCCACGAGCTTTCCTCGCTCCTGGAACGAAAGACAACAGATACTTGTTCTTCAAAACTTACGGAGGTATAGGGTTcctatcctttcttttttttccggTAGATGGtttgtatatataatttgtaAAAAGACGCTGCACTTTTGAGGCATGCAACCGTTTGATTCATGCACATAATTTGAGTCAGAGGTTAATTTTCTCTCCCCTGTAACGAGTACCGAGTATTGGATGATGTTTCAAACATACATAAAAGATTTTAGGGGTTCGTGGCGCCCGTGATAAAAAAGAAAGGCCTCTCACTCGCAGCTACTAAAAGAATCGAACAAAAGCGCTTGCATCCCTACCATTCCAAGCCAAAGTAACAATTTGGTGATAAACAAGATACATCATGGCAATGCTCATTTTACAAGCTCGCCTAATTTGTCAAGAAAGGGTTGAAATTTGAATAACATTTAGCCATAATAAACTGTACACCCACAGGACGAACATTCGTATATTGCAGCTTTTGCCATTTAGTTTGACGCCATTTTCAAGCGTAAAGCGGGGAAGCAGAGGGCCGAGGATAGGCGACAGTTTTCCTTGCCTCGTTAGCTGCCTTTATCGCatcagctgctgctgctgctgctgctgctgcacgCTTGGCTTTGCTAGCATCGTCTGCACTTCGTCTGCGCATCCTTTGAACATTACTCTGAGTGCCTCCGGTGGGATTATAATCTGGCAGTTGTTCAAGTGTTTTTACAACCTCATCCATGTTTGGCCTGAGCTTGGATTCTGTGGACAGGCATCTTGCTGCAAGGATACCTGCCTTGTGAGCTCCATCCATTGAATACTGACCTTCTAGACGGTTGTCTATGATGCGAAAGATCTTACGCTTGTTTACCAGGAAGGGTTTAGCCCACTCCACCAGATTGTGTTCTCCGGATGGCCGGTTCTTGTCAACTGCTCTCCGGCCAGATAACATCTCCAACAAAACGACTCCAAAACTATAGATGTCGCTCTTGGCAGTTAGATGACCTGGAATTAGTGAAAACTGAAGCCGTTATACAGGCATCAATTTTGATATCTGGTAATCAGGAATATAAAACCAAAGCACTTGGAAATATTCCAAGTTGAAAGTGGAAAGAGAACGAGTCCCACATGTATACCACATCAGCACACCAACGGAATTTGTAACGGAGTTTGCGGAAGGACCATATTGATGTGTTTTGTAAAACATGAAAGATGTTATTGATTGATTTAAGACATAACGGACGTAAATTATGCATTTATAATGCATAAAGGACCATTTGTGGTAAAAACCCGACTTTTAATACCTGTGGCTAGATATTCCGGTGCTGCATATCCATAGGTACCCATGATCCTCGTAGAGACATGGCTTTTATCACCCGTTGGCCCATCTTTGGCCAAACCAAAGTCGGAAAGTTTTGCGTTGTAGTTCTGGAATTATATCAGAAACCAAAGAAATTCTCAGAATAGCACACAATGAAGTCAAAAGATCTCCTCCTAATATAATCATAATATTGTAGTTAACACATTGAGCAGTCACATACCGA is a genomic window containing:
- the LOC137715077 gene encoding serine/threonine-protein kinase PCRK1-like, whose product is MKCFHFTNGERRDDDEPGVVPRTTSKVSWVRSLSVASSRYDTRRSEFDSDSRDLSDSLAFQELLSMRRANDLRVFTFSELKAATRGFSRALLIGEGGFGCVYRGIVSGCDVGDGKLDVAIKQLSRNGFQGHKEWINEVNLLGVVRHPNLVKLVGYCAEDDERGIQRLLVYELMRNKSLEDHLLVRFSTSLPWMTRLRIAHDAARGLAYLHEEMDFQLIFRDFKPSNILLDEDFNAKLSDFGLARQGPPEGTSHVSTTIVGTIGYAAPEYVHTGKLTAKSDVWSFGVVLYELITGRRAVDRNLPRNEQKLLEWVKPYVPDSKKFHVIVDPRLEGQYCIKSAQNLASLANRCLLKQPKSRPKMSEVVGVLRCVIDELSSQDKVVPEPVIETEEAKEETVEETAIESTKQGNKKRVFDIRDMVNFRTKSIRKLDWRNWSPWLI